The following are encoded in a window of Alosa sapidissima isolate fAloSap1 chromosome 10, fAloSap1.pri, whole genome shotgun sequence genomic DNA:
- the LOC121720383 gene encoding cathepsin K-like → MFCDLMMRQECLKSPSTVITHQNLKVSPRMILCGSVLLVVGSVLVHATHNPALDTAWEDWKSTHQREYFILGEEAIRRSIWEKNMQLIEAHNQEYELGIHSYELGMNHLGDMTREEVVEKMMGFRPDMQAESNNTFVPESGPVPTSIDHRKNGRVTPVRQQGSCGSCWAFSAAGALEGQLKMKGKNLVDLSPQNLVDCVGQDTGCNGGWMVYAFDYARRNGIASENAYPYTGRDERCAYSNSMKAFECTGFKEIRGSETDLAAAVAQVGPVAVAVDAGQQTFHFYKRGVYYDPACNPRALNHAILAVGYTQNAWIVKNSWGKDWGDQGYIYIYRGYNMCGIANMASFPVV, encoded by the exons ATGTTCTGTGATCTGATGATGAGACAGGAGTGTCTGAAGAGTCCCTCCACTGTCATCACTCATCAGAACCTAAAAG TGTCGCCCAGAATGATCCTTTGTGGAAGTGTGCTGTTGGTGGTTGGATCCGTTTTGGTCCACGCCACACACAACCCAGCTCTGGATACAGCATGGGAGGACTGGAAATCCACCCACCAGAGGGAGTACTTCATTTTG ggtGAGGAGGCAATCCGCAGGTCCATCTGGGAGAAGAACATGCAGCTGATTGAGGCGCACAACCAGGAGTATGAGCTGGGGATCCACTCCTACGAGCTGGGCATGAACCACCTGGGGGACATG ACGAGAGAAGAGGTTGTGGAGAAGATGATGGGCTTCAGACCTGACATGCAAGCAGAGAGCAATAACACCTTTGTTCCTGAGTCTGGACCTGTGCCCACCTCCATTGACCACCGTAAAAATGGCCGTGTAACACCTGTCAGGCAACAG GGCTCCTGTGGCTCCTGCTGGGCCTTTAGTGCTGCTGGAGCTCTGGAGGGCCAGCTGAAGATGAAAGGGAAGAACCTGGTGGATCTGAGTCCCCAGAACCTGGTGGACTGCGTGGGCCAGGACACAGGCTGCAATGGCGGCTGGATGGTCTACGCATTCGACTACGCCCGCAGGAATGGCATAGCCTCTGAGAATGCATATCCCTACACAGGCCGG GATGAGAGATGTGCTTACAGTAATAGCATGAAGGCTTTCGAATGCACAGGCTTTAAGGAAATTCGTGGAAGTGAGACGGATTTGGCTGCAGCCGTGGCTCAGGTTGGCCCCGTCGCTGTGGCTGTGGATGCAGGTCAGCAGACGTTTCATTTCTACAAACGAG GTGTATACTATGACCCGGCGTGTAACCCTAGAGCACTAAACCATGCCATCCTTGCAGTGGGTTACACCCAGAATGCCTGGATTGTGAAAAACAG CTGGGGCAAAGATTGGGGAGACCAGGGGTACATCTACATCTACAGGGGATACAACATGTGTGGCATTGCCAACATGGCCAGCTTTCCAGTTGTGTGA